One window from the genome of Antricoccus suffuscus encodes:
- a CDS encoding SDR family NAD(P)-dependent oxidoreductase, with the protein MDYGRLFDMSGRHAVVIGGGSGIGRECALALSAHGARVTVADRDADAAAHTCALGDRLTSYELDVLDEAAIATAARNLGAVDALVFTAATNVRKRIADYSVDEFDRVVSLNMRASFNLIREFGKVMAARGRGSIVGFSSIRAVAVEPGQSVYAATKAGLVQLLRTAAAEFGPSGVRLNAIAPGVVETPLTQQIRDNKEWYDAYATKSALGRWARADEMAGAAVYLCSDASSFVTGSVLYVDGGWTAIDGRYEPPN; encoded by the coding sequence ATGGACTACGGCAGGTTGTTTGACATGAGTGGCCGGCACGCGGTCGTCATCGGTGGCGGCAGCGGAATCGGCCGCGAGTGCGCACTGGCCCTGTCGGCGCACGGCGCGAGGGTGACTGTCGCGGATCGCGATGCCGACGCTGCCGCGCATACGTGCGCGCTTGGCGACCGGCTCACGTCGTACGAGCTCGACGTACTCGATGAGGCCGCGATTGCCACTGCGGCAAGGAATCTGGGCGCCGTCGACGCGCTGGTGTTCACCGCGGCTACCAACGTCCGCAAACGGATAGCCGACTACAGCGTCGACGAGTTCGACCGCGTGGTGTCACTCAATATGCGCGCGTCGTTCAACCTCATTCGCGAGTTCGGCAAGGTCATGGCCGCACGCGGTCGCGGCTCGATCGTCGGCTTCTCGTCCATCCGCGCCGTCGCCGTGGAGCCCGGCCAGTCGGTGTACGCCGCAACCAAGGCCGGCCTGGTGCAGCTGTTACGGACGGCGGCCGCCGAGTTCGGCCCGTCCGGCGTACGCCTCAACGCGATCGCCCCAGGAGTCGTCGAAACGCCCCTGACGCAACAGATCCGCGACAACAAGGAGTGGTACGACGCATACGCGACCAAGAGCGCGCTCGGCAGATGGGCGCGGGCCGACGAGATGGCCGGCGCGGCAGTGTATCTGTGTAGCGACGCGTCGTCGTTCGTGACCGGCAGCGTGCTGTACGTCGACGGCGGGTGGACCGCGATCGACGGCCGCTACGAGCCGCCCAACTAG
- a CDS encoding GntR family transcriptional regulator — MPDAYERLRAEIVEGEFAPGTALVEVSLAERYGTSRTPIREALRRLEQDGLVERGSRGMCVRTRSPEEILEIYEVRITLEATASGAAAQRRTELDLMRIKAAQSAMARVSPSDPHAMAAANRNVHETIWAASHNGTIVDLLTRLNNHLTRYPATTLSSAGRWDEALAEHEAIIAAIEARDHVRAAELAGAHMETARNLRLEIYSKEIVG; from the coding sequence ATGCCGGACGCATACGAACGCTTACGCGCAGAGATCGTCGAAGGCGAGTTCGCACCCGGTACGGCGCTCGTCGAGGTCTCGCTCGCCGAACGCTACGGAACGAGCCGTACGCCGATCCGCGAGGCTCTACGCCGGCTCGAACAAGATGGGCTCGTCGAACGCGGATCGCGCGGGATGTGCGTGCGCACCCGCAGCCCAGAGGAAATTCTGGAGATCTACGAAGTGCGGATCACCCTCGAGGCCACGGCGAGTGGAGCGGCAGCGCAGCGGCGTACCGAACTGGACCTGATGCGAATCAAGGCCGCGCAGTCCGCGATGGCCAGGGTCTCGCCGAGCGACCCGCACGCGATGGCCGCGGCAAACCGCAATGTGCACGAGACGATCTGGGCGGCGAGCCACAACGGCACCATCGTCGACCTGCTGACCCGGCTCAACAACCACCTCACCCGTTACCCGGCGACCACGCTTTCCTCCGCCGGTCGCTGGGACGAGGCGCTCGCCGAGCACGAGGCAATCATCGCGGCGATCGAGGCGCGCGATCACGTGCGCGCGGCCGAACTCGCCGGGGCGCACATGGAAACCGCGCGCAACCTGCGCCTTGAGATCTACAGCAAGGAAATCGTCGGCTAG
- the tcuA gene encoding FAD-dependent tricarballylate dehydrogenase TcuA, translating into MPADYDVVIIGGGNAGFCAAHAAAEQGASVLMLERAPETEAGGNSFYTAGAFRFAIDSLDDVVDLFDDEITTERLSDSVLPPYTVADFRHDMERVTEGRCDPLLTDVLVSRSADTVRWLAGRGLQWRLMYERQSYLSGGKWVFSGGLYVGTVSGGKGLIARHTAAARAAGVEIRYGADVTGFSLTGQPMVNYRFGDGKATQVYAGAIVLAAGGFESSPERREKYLGAGWGAAMVRGCPTNTGDVLELALAAGAAPYGDWTSCHSVAWDAGAPPQGGNRELTNQLTRQSYPIGIVVNTAGERFVDEGADFRNYTYAKYGKEILAQPEGRAFQLFDATTRPLLRKEEYDSTPISDAVADSLPELATKLGIDPDGLVETVDAFNASIIDKPFDPAVFDGRAAQVMPPKSNWAMALQTPPYYGYAVGCGVTFTFGGVHVDDTANVLDRDGSSIRGLYAAGEMVGGLFSGNYPGGSGLTSGAVFGRLAGEHAALTALNKVSG; encoded by the coding sequence ATGCCTGCCGACTACGACGTAGTGATCATCGGCGGCGGCAACGCGGGGTTCTGCGCAGCGCACGCCGCAGCCGAGCAAGGCGCCTCGGTGCTCATGCTCGAACGCGCGCCCGAAACCGAAGCCGGGGGCAATTCCTTCTACACTGCGGGCGCCTTTCGCTTCGCGATAGACAGTCTCGACGACGTGGTGGACCTCTTCGACGACGAGATAACTACTGAGCGGCTCTCCGACTCGGTGCTTCCGCCGTACACCGTGGCGGACTTCCGCCATGACATGGAGCGAGTCACCGAGGGCCGCTGCGACCCGTTACTGACCGACGTACTGGTCAGCCGATCTGCGGACACGGTGCGCTGGCTCGCGGGCCGCGGTCTGCAGTGGCGCCTGATGTATGAACGACAGTCCTACCTCTCTGGAGGCAAGTGGGTCTTCTCCGGCGGCCTGTACGTCGGCACCGTCAGCGGCGGCAAGGGCCTGATCGCCCGGCACACCGCGGCCGCGCGCGCCGCCGGGGTCGAGATCCGGTACGGCGCGGACGTCACGGGCTTCTCCCTGACCGGCCAGCCAATGGTCAACTACCGGTTTGGCGACGGCAAGGCTACGCAGGTATACGCCGGCGCGATCGTCCTCGCCGCAGGCGGCTTCGAGTCGAGCCCTGAACGCCGCGAGAAGTACCTAGGGGCCGGCTGGGGCGCGGCGATGGTGCGTGGCTGCCCGACAAACACCGGCGACGTACTCGAATTGGCGCTGGCGGCGGGCGCGGCGCCGTACGGCGACTGGACCTCATGTCACAGCGTCGCGTGGGACGCCGGAGCACCGCCACAGGGCGGCAACCGTGAGCTGACTAACCAGCTGACCCGACAGAGCTACCCGATCGGGATTGTCGTCAACACCGCCGGTGAGCGCTTCGTTGACGAGGGCGCCGACTTCCGCAACTACACCTACGCGAAGTACGGCAAGGAGATCCTGGCGCAGCCGGAAGGCCGCGCCTTTCAGCTATTCGACGCGACAACCCGGCCGCTGCTGCGCAAGGAAGAGTACGACTCGACACCGATCTCCGACGCGGTCGCCGACAGCCTGCCCGAGCTGGCCACAAAGCTCGGCATCGATCCCGACGGGCTCGTCGAGACCGTGGACGCTTTCAACGCCTCGATCATCGACAAACCGTTCGACCCGGCGGTCTTCGACGGGCGCGCCGCGCAGGTCATGCCGCCCAAGTCCAACTGGGCGATGGCGCTGCAGACCCCGCCGTACTACGGGTACGCCGTCGGCTGCGGCGTGACGTTCACCTTCGGCGGCGTACACGTCGACGACACGGCCAACGTTCTTGATCGTGACGGCTCGTCCATTCGCGGCCTGTATGCGGCCGGCGAGATGGTCGGCGGGCTATTCTCAGGCAACTACCCCGGTGGTTCGGGTCTGACCTCCGGGGCAGTGTTTGGGCGACTTGCTGGGGAGCACGCGGCGCTCACCGCGCTCAACAAAGTCTCCGGATAA
- a CDS encoding NAD(P)-dependent oxidoreductase, translating to MTDIPTVSLCGLGNMGHAVAGRLAAVGPVLGFDLDPDRLAAAVDEHGITPASDVRELAESSLVVLSLPTPQSSLHVVSTLAPALGDGSVIVETSTVNPQDIAHQNELCTTYGVGLIDAAILSGVAQMAQGTSTLLVGGADEHIEKASRVLDALAPTVKRFGALGSGMAAKVINNAVAHAVMVILVEAGALASATGVEAQALVDLLSGPDAGLTRPLTYRFAERIMNGDYAGGMPTDAARKDSTLALTLAQETGVPLFATQAAHTVYELAMSEGLGRLDYSSIATLWERWTDRPMSAKPTAEDH from the coding sequence GTGACAGATATCCCGACCGTCTCGCTCTGCGGACTGGGCAACATGGGCCATGCTGTGGCAGGGCGGCTCGCCGCCGTCGGTCCGGTGCTCGGCTTCGACCTCGACCCCGACAGGCTCGCCGCGGCCGTCGACGAGCACGGCATCACGCCGGCGTCCGACGTACGCGAACTCGCCGAATCCAGTCTCGTCGTACTCTCGCTGCCCACACCACAGTCGTCACTGCACGTCGTGTCCACGTTGGCGCCCGCGTTGGGCGACGGCAGCGTCATCGTGGAGACAAGCACCGTCAACCCGCAGGACATCGCGCACCAAAACGAGTTGTGTACGACGTACGGCGTCGGCCTGATCGACGCGGCAATCCTGTCCGGCGTCGCGCAGATGGCGCAAGGTACGTCGACCTTGCTGGTCGGCGGCGCGGACGAGCACATCGAGAAAGCGAGCCGCGTACTGGATGCCTTGGCGCCCACCGTGAAGAGGTTCGGCGCGCTCGGCAGCGGGATGGCCGCGAAGGTCATCAACAACGCGGTCGCGCATGCCGTAATGGTCATCCTCGTTGAGGCGGGGGCGCTCGCGTCGGCGACCGGTGTCGAGGCGCAGGCACTAGTCGACCTGCTCAGCGGCCCGGACGCCGGCTTGACCCGGCCGCTGACCTACCGGTTCGCCGAGCGAATCATGAATGGTGACTATGCCGGCGGGATGCCGACCGACGCGGCCCGCAAGGACTCGACGCTGGCCCTCACCCTCGCGCAGGAGACCGGCGTACCGCTGTTTGCCACACAGGCCGCGCACACGGTCTACGAACTCGCCATGAGCGAAGGCCTAGGACGTCTCGACTACTCATCGATCGCGACCCTCTGGGAGCGGTGGACCGACCGCCCGATGTCCGCCAAGCCGACGGCGGAGGATCACTAA
- a CDS encoding aldehyde dehydrogenase codes for MTSAIAPTTTMLINGNRVPASSGAELPVTDPYLGEDFATIPDAGAPDVDVAIEAARAAFDGTWRDTPGVQRAALMHRFADLLEENAEQIGLLESRDNGKLVRETTSQARFAARNYRFFAGAADKLSGRTIPMDSIDTFDYTLAEPAGVAALITAWNSPMQLLANKLAPALAAGNCVVIKPSEHASLSTLAIADLIEQAGFPAGVINIISGGAAAGAALTSHPGLDRISFTGSVPTGRAIATAAAQNLVPVTLELGGKSPNIVFADADLDRAVTGAVAGIFAAGGQTCIAGSRLLVQRAVYDEVVSAVAKRADEIRLGDPRDPQTQMGPVANRPQFERIQAVIAGGLESGAHAVTTTGPLDGAGLGNGLFVRPTVFGDVSNTSPLAREEIFGPVLSAIPFEDDEEAIAIANDSNYGLASGIWTNDLTRAHKVARRLRAGTVWVNTYRASAAQAPFGGTRQSGYGRERGLEALQEYLTTKNVMIDLSGKTADPFSIRT; via the coding sequence GTGACTTCAGCAATTGCACCCACTACGACGATGCTCATCAACGGCAACCGGGTGCCGGCCTCCTCCGGCGCCGAGCTGCCGGTCACCGATCCTTACCTTGGCGAGGACTTCGCCACTATTCCGGACGCCGGCGCACCCGACGTCGACGTCGCCATCGAGGCTGCCCGCGCGGCGTTCGACGGGACCTGGCGCGACACTCCCGGCGTACAACGGGCGGCCCTGATGCACCGCTTCGCCGACCTTCTGGAGGAGAACGCCGAGCAGATCGGGCTGCTCGAGTCCCGCGACAACGGCAAGCTGGTCCGCGAGACCACGAGCCAGGCACGGTTCGCTGCACGCAATTACCGGTTCTTCGCCGGCGCCGCGGACAAGCTGTCCGGTCGCACGATCCCGATGGACTCGATCGACACCTTCGACTACACCCTGGCCGAGCCAGCCGGCGTCGCCGCGCTGATCACTGCGTGGAACTCACCGATGCAGTTGCTGGCCAACAAACTGGCGCCGGCCCTCGCTGCGGGCAACTGCGTGGTGATCAAGCCATCGGAACACGCGTCACTGTCCACGCTGGCGATAGCCGACCTCATCGAGCAAGCCGGTTTTCCGGCCGGCGTCATCAATATCATCTCCGGTGGCGCTGCCGCCGGAGCCGCCCTGACCAGTCACCCCGGCCTGGATCGGATCAGTTTCACCGGCAGTGTGCCCACTGGCCGAGCGATCGCGACGGCCGCCGCCCAGAACCTGGTGCCGGTGACGTTAGAGCTCGGGGGCAAGTCGCCCAACATCGTCTTCGCCGACGCCGACCTGGACCGCGCCGTGACCGGTGCCGTCGCGGGCATCTTCGCCGCCGGCGGCCAGACCTGCATCGCCGGCAGCCGCCTGCTCGTCCAGCGCGCCGTGTACGACGAGGTAGTTTCCGCGGTAGCGAAGCGTGCCGACGAAATCCGGCTAGGAGACCCGCGCGACCCGCAGACCCAGATGGGACCGGTCGCCAACCGGCCCCAGTTCGAGCGAATCCAGGCGGTGATCGCCGGCGGACTGGAGTCCGGGGCACACGCCGTGACGACGACGGGGCCGCTGGACGGCGCGGGGCTCGGCAACGGCCTGTTCGTGCGGCCGACCGTGTTTGGGGACGTCTCCAATACCTCACCACTGGCGCGCGAGGAGATCTTCGGTCCGGTCCTCAGCGCGATCCCGTTCGAGGACGACGAAGAGGCCATCGCGATCGCCAACGACAGCAACTATGGCCTGGCCTCGGGCATCTGGACCAACGACCTGACCCGCGCGCACAAGGTCGCCCGTCGGCTGCGGGCCGGCACGGTGTGGGTAAACACGTACCGCGCGAGCGCCGCGCAGGCGCCGTTCGGGGGCACCCGGCAGTCCGGCTACGGCCGCGAGCGCGGACTCGAGGCGCTGCAGGAATACCTGACCACGAAGAACGTCATGATCGACCTGTCCGGCAAGACCGCCGACCCGTTCTCTATCCGCACCTGA
- a CDS encoding 3-oxoacid CoA-transferase subunit A, with protein sequence MIDKRVASLEDAVAGISDGATILVGGFGDSGVPTELVDAVLDLGVADLTIVTNNGGAGDNGVAALIREKRVAKLICSYPRTKEAHWFKQRWAEGQLELELVPQGTMSERMRAAGAGLGGFFTPTGADTELAKGKETRMINGRLHVLEDPLPGDVSLVHAQRADRWGNLTYHSAARNFGPTMVTAGKLSVVQVHEFVELGDLDPEHIITPGIFVDRVVKVGSK encoded by the coding sequence TTGATCGACAAGAGAGTGGCGTCCCTCGAGGACGCCGTCGCCGGAATCTCCGATGGTGCGACCATCCTGGTTGGCGGTTTCGGTGACTCGGGAGTACCGACGGAACTCGTCGATGCGGTGCTCGACCTCGGCGTCGCAGACCTGACGATTGTCACCAACAACGGCGGGGCAGGCGACAACGGCGTCGCGGCGTTGATCCGCGAGAAGAGGGTCGCCAAGCTGATCTGTTCCTACCCCAGGACCAAGGAAGCTCATTGGTTCAAGCAGCGCTGGGCGGAGGGACAACTCGAGCTGGAACTCGTACCGCAGGGCACGATGAGCGAACGGATGCGGGCGGCCGGCGCCGGCCTCGGAGGATTCTTTACTCCCACCGGAGCGGACACCGAGTTGGCCAAGGGCAAGGAAACCCGGATGATCAACGGCCGGCTGCACGTGCTGGAAGATCCGCTTCCGGGAGATGTCTCGCTCGTGCATGCCCAGCGTGCGGATCGCTGGGGCAACCTGACCTACCACTCGGCGGCACGTAACTTCGGACCGACGATGGTCACGGCCGGCAAGCTCAGCGTCGTACAGGTCCATGAGTTCGTCGAGCTCGGCGACCTCGACCCCGAACACATCATCACCCCAGGCATCTTCGTCGACCGAGTAGTAAAGGTGGGGTCCAAATGA
- a CDS encoding 3-oxoacid CoA-transferase subunit B, with product MTAVTTHGFTKEAMAARVAQDIPDGSYVNLGIGMPTTVGDALPHDKEILLHSENGILGMGPTPTPEQLDPELINAGKQHVTLLTGGSYFHHTDSFMIMRGGHLDISVLGGFEVSEYGDLANWSTGDPTVAPAVGGAMDLAVGAKSVFAIMSHTTKDGKPKVVRECSYPLTAGRVVDRIYTDLAVMAVEEDGLHVVELAPGVTKDELQSATEPKLHF from the coding sequence ATGACCGCAGTGACCACTCATGGTTTCACCAAGGAAGCAATGGCCGCGCGTGTCGCGCAGGACATCCCCGATGGTTCGTATGTGAACCTTGGGATCGGCATGCCGACCACGGTCGGAGACGCACTGCCGCATGACAAAGAAATCCTGCTGCACAGCGAAAACGGCATCCTGGGTATGGGACCGACGCCGACGCCTGAGCAGCTCGACCCTGAGCTGATCAACGCCGGTAAACAGCACGTCACGCTGCTCACCGGTGGCTCCTACTTCCACCACACCGACTCGTTCATGATCATGCGCGGGGGGCACCTCGACATCTCCGTGCTCGGCGGATTCGAGGTTTCGGAGTACGGCGACCTGGCGAACTGGTCGACCGGCGACCCCACGGTTGCGCCCGCCGTTGGAGGGGCGATGGATCTCGCGGTGGGAGCCAAAAGCGTCTTCGCGATCATGTCGCACACGACCAAGGACGGTAAGCCAAAGGTCGTCCGCGAATGCAGCTATCCGCTGACCGCGGGACGCGTCGTCGATCGCATCTACACCGACCTCGCAGTCATGGCGGTCGAAGAGGACGGGCTGCACGTCGTCGAGCTCGCACCCGGGGTCACTAAAGACGAGCTGCAGTCGGCCACCGAGCCGAAACTGCACTTCTAG
- a CDS encoding FAD-dependent monooxygenase: MSHRIVNSYGTYRVFVAGDAAHIHPPTGAQGMNTGIQDGYNLAWKIALAANGQAADGLLASTSPSGDPVGEEVVGRTVRNAREGIESTKESPETVIMREAQLLVGYRGGPLAVPDDGGFDDGAPSAGERAPDAFDLTRDGVSFPVRLFEVMDSPGHRLLLYADPTVGAEQLRALESLGADTWRGELNTRLVVAPGLEPATLRMPAIVDHTGSFRAAYGARGGCWYLVRPDRYLAARSATVSGDGLAAYRAKVLRPVEE, translated from the coding sequence ATTTCACACCGCATTGTCAACAGCTACGGCACTTACCGGGTATTCGTCGCGGGCGACGCCGCGCACATCCATCCGCCTACCGGCGCGCAAGGGATGAACACCGGGATTCAGGATGGTTACAACCTGGCCTGGAAGATCGCACTCGCGGCAAACGGGCAGGCCGCCGACGGGCTACTGGCGAGTACGTCGCCGAGCGGCGACCCCGTGGGCGAGGAGGTCGTCGGCCGCACTGTACGAAACGCGCGCGAGGGCATCGAGAGCACCAAAGAGTCGCCGGAGACGGTGATCATGCGTGAAGCGCAACTCCTGGTCGGCTATCGCGGCGGGCCACTCGCCGTACCGGATGACGGCGGATTCGACGACGGCGCGCCGTCCGCTGGTGAACGCGCTCCTGACGCCTTCGACCTGACGCGTGACGGCGTCAGTTTTCCGGTGCGACTGTTCGAAGTCATGGACAGTCCTGGCCACAGGTTGCTGCTGTACGCCGATCCCACCGTCGGCGCGGAACAACTGCGCGCCTTGGAGAGTTTGGGCGCCGATACGTGGCGAGGCGAGCTCAATACACGGCTGGTCGTGGCGCCTGGTCTCGAGCCGGCGACTCTCAGGATGCCGGCGATCGTCGACCACACGGGGAGTTTCCGGGCGGCGTACGGCGCCCGCGGCGGTTGCTGGTATCTCGTCCGCCCCGACCGCTATCTCGCTGCCAGGTCGGCGACGGTGTCGGGAGATGGGCTTGCGGCGTACCGCGCTAAGGTCCTTCGTCCGGTCGAGGAGTGA
- a CDS encoding FAD-dependent monooxygenase produces MRESKRSGARYLVGCDGAHSVVRRGLGLDFDGDAFPEEYMLGDVEVDWHQPPGWGIRAMHQTDGDTDDLLVCIPLPGHNRYRMPMLVPDELRTAKSDDPGAVAHGLEGGRAPELRHIQAVLDRLSPEPTVASHLR; encoded by the coding sequence GTGCGGGAGTCGAAGAGATCAGGGGCTCGCTACCTAGTGGGGTGCGACGGCGCGCATAGCGTCGTACGGCGTGGACTCGGGTTGGACTTCGATGGTGACGCTTTCCCGGAGGAGTACATGCTCGGCGACGTCGAGGTGGACTGGCATCAGCCGCCCGGTTGGGGTATTCGCGCCATGCATCAGACCGACGGCGACACCGACGACCTCCTGGTCTGCATCCCGCTACCGGGCCACAACCGCTACCGCATGCCGATGCTCGTGCCCGATGAGCTGCGTACCGCGAAGTCTGACGATCCCGGCGCGGTCGCGCACGGTCTCGAAGGTGGTCGCGCACCGGAACTGCGTCATATACAGGCGGTGCTCGACCGGCTGTCCCCTGAGCCGACGGTCGCATCACACCTGCGGTGA
- a CDS encoding crotonase/enoyl-CoA hydratase family protein, with product MYETILYSVSDAVATITLNRPERLNTIVPPMPDEFQSAIVEATRDTNVKVVVVRGAGRSFCAGYDFGGGFHHWDDQMNTDGAWDPGKDFVMATTPSESPTQKFMSMWRCPKPVIVQVHGWCVGGGSESALCGDIVIASDDARIGTPYARMWGAHLSGMWIYRLGLAKAKEYALTGKAVSGKEAAEIGLINKSVPFAQLEEEVARQAAQLASIPVSQLSAMKLVVNQAYENVGLASTQTLGPILDGLMRNTPDARRFITIAEQQGVAAVVAQRDGPFGDYSAAPKDQQPDPGNVIIP from the coding sequence ATGTACGAGACCATTCTTTACTCCGTGTCGGACGCGGTCGCGACCATCACTCTCAATCGTCCGGAGCGGCTCAACACGATCGTGCCGCCGATGCCGGATGAGTTCCAGAGCGCGATCGTCGAGGCGACGAGGGACACCAACGTCAAAGTGGTCGTCGTGCGTGGCGCCGGGAGATCCTTCTGCGCGGGATATGACTTCGGTGGCGGGTTTCATCACTGGGACGACCAGATGAACACGGACGGCGCGTGGGACCCGGGCAAGGACTTTGTCATGGCGACGACACCGAGTGAGTCGCCGACGCAAAAGTTCATGAGCATGTGGCGTTGTCCTAAGCCGGTGATCGTGCAGGTGCATGGCTGGTGTGTCGGCGGTGGCAGCGAGTCGGCGCTGTGCGGCGACATCGTGATTGCGTCGGATGATGCGCGGATTGGTACGCCGTACGCCCGCATGTGGGGCGCACACCTCTCAGGTATGTGGATCTATCGCCTGGGCCTGGCGAAGGCGAAGGAATACGCACTGACCGGTAAGGCTGTGTCAGGCAAGGAAGCCGCAGAGATCGGCCTGATCAACAAGTCGGTGCCATTCGCACAGCTTGAGGAAGAGGTGGCGCGGCAGGCCGCGCAGTTGGCCAGTATCCCCGTGTCGCAGCTGTCCGCGATGAAGCTCGTTGTCAACCAAGCCTACGAGAACGTGGGCCTGGCCAGCACCCAGACGCTCGGACCGATCTTGGACGGACTGATGCGCAACACCCCTGATGCGAGACGGTTTATCACGATCGCCGAGCAGCAGGGGGTGGCGGCGGTGGTCGCGCAACGCGACGGCCCGTTTGGTGACTACAGCGCGGCTCCGAAGGACCAGCAGCCCGATCCGGGCAACGTGATCATCCCGTGA
- a CDS encoding class I adenylate-forming enzyme family protein: protein MNRVASITPPGLPEEFKFPAVDVGSILRGGARRYGDRVAFHKDGTDVTFTELLSQAAAFANALNNNGIGEGDVVAVHLPNCLEYPAIYFGIMMSGAAFGPTNPLLPPHDLAFQLSDCGAKAVVTWGPASAVLQSVREEIPARLVITVDAELPGAVTLSDFVADASTTPPPPIEDAATKLGHLAYTGGTTGRSKGVIITHANIIANVLQSARGGGSVPTLDAEGDLALDQVGSVEEWPTRLGTAVAINLTPWFHAMGAIGYLNLPIISGMTTVLHSRFDPGAYLADAEKFQVTIIGGAPPIFVALIRHPDFQTRDLSSVRGLSSGAAPLPVAVIEALEARFPDAIIGEGYGLTEVTMAASGNPGWRSGIRKAGTVGISTYGADICLMDPAGVEVGPGETGEVCVRGPQVMQGYHNRPDATAETLRDGWLHTGDIGSIDEDGYLSIVDRAKDMLLYKGYNVYPRELEEILHSHPDIAGAAVVGRKDDEVGELPVAFVKLRDGIVATPQAIQDYVNERVVPYKKLREVHLVDEIPVSAAGKVLRRELRDSLADVPTASTS, encoded by the coding sequence ATGAACCGTGTCGCATCGATCACCCCACCCGGGCTGCCGGAGGAGTTTAAGTTTCCGGCGGTCGACGTCGGTTCAATTTTGCGGGGTGGCGCGCGCCGGTACGGCGACCGAGTCGCCTTCCACAAGGACGGCACAGACGTCACCTTCACCGAGTTGCTTAGCCAGGCCGCCGCGTTTGCCAACGCGCTGAACAACAATGGCATCGGCGAAGGCGATGTCGTCGCGGTACACCTGCCCAACTGTCTCGAATACCCGGCCATCTACTTCGGAATCATGATGTCGGGGGCCGCGTTCGGGCCGACTAATCCGCTACTTCCACCACACGACCTTGCCTTCCAGCTCAGTGATTGCGGGGCAAAGGCTGTCGTTACGTGGGGTCCGGCATCAGCGGTGCTCCAGTCGGTTCGGGAAGAGATTCCGGCGCGTCTGGTGATCACTGTCGACGCCGAACTACCAGGTGCGGTTACCCTCAGCGACTTTGTAGCGGATGCCTCGACGACCCCGCCACCACCGATCGAGGATGCGGCGACGAAACTCGGCCACCTCGCCTACACAGGCGGAACCACAGGCCGCTCCAAGGGTGTCATCATCACCCACGCAAACATCATCGCCAACGTGCTGCAGTCCGCGCGCGGCGGCGGTTCGGTGCCCACACTCGACGCCGAAGGTGACCTCGCGCTCGATCAGGTTGGCTCCGTCGAGGAATGGCCGACCCGGTTGGGTACGGCGGTAGCCATCAACCTGACGCCCTGGTTCCACGCCATGGGGGCAATCGGCTATCTGAACCTACCGATCATCTCGGGCATGACGACCGTCCTGCACTCCCGTTTCGACCCGGGCGCCTACCTCGCCGACGCGGAGAAGTTCCAGGTGACCATCATCGGCGGGGCACCCCCGATCTTTGTGGCGCTGATCCGGCACCCGGACTTCCAGACCCGAGACCTGTCCTCGGTCCGCGGGCTCTCCTCCGGCGCCGCCCCGCTGCCGGTCGCGGTGATCGAGGCACTCGAAGCGAGATTCCCGGACGCGATCATCGGCGAAGGCTACGGCCTGACGGAGGTGACGATGGCAGCAAGCGGCAACCCGGGATGGCGGTCCGGCATACGGAAGGCGGGCACGGTCGGCATCTCGACGTACGGCGCCGACATCTGCCTGATGGACCCGGCCGGCGTCGAGGTAGGCCCGGGTGAAACCGGCGAAGTATGCGTGCGCGGCCCGCAGGTCATGCAGGGATACCACAACCGGCCCGACGCGACGGCAGAAACGTTGCGGGATGGCTGGTTGCACACCGGCGACATCGGATCTATCGATGAAGACGGCTACCTGTCGATCGTCGATCGCGCCAAAGACATGCTGCTATACAAGGGATACAACGTTTACCCTCGCGAGCTCGAGGAGATCTTGCACAGCCATCCAGACATCGCCGGAGCGGCGGTGGTCGGACGCAAGGATGACGAGGTCGGCGAGCTGCCGGTCGCGTTCGTCAAGCTCCGCGACGGCATTGTCGCTACCCCGCAGGCAATCCAGGACTACGTCAACGAACGAGTCGTGCCCTACAAGAAGCTTCGCGAAGTCCACCTCGTCGACGAGATCCCGGTGTCGGCAGCAGGCAAGGTGCTGCGCCGGGAACTACGCGACTCGCTTGCCGACGTACCAACCGCTTCTACCAGCTAG